In Verrucomicrobiota bacterium, one DNA window encodes the following:
- a CDS encoding DoxX family membrane protein, giving the protein MLSFLSKYSDFGLLVGRLGLGVMYVLHGWPKLAGGAPMWIRLGHAMTNLGISFLPLAWGLLASLSECFGGVLLILGLLFRPACSFIAFTMFVAFMSVLHATHHFEEYSRPLEMLFIFVLLAFVGPGKYSIDGS; this is encoded by the coding sequence ATGTTGAGTTTCCTGAGCAAATACTCTGATTTCGGCCTGTTAGTCGGTCGTCTGGGCCTGGGAGTCATGTACGTGCTGCATGGCTGGCCCAAGCTCGCCGGCGGCGCGCCGATGTGGATCAGGCTAGGCCACGCCATGACCAACCTCGGCATCAGCTTTTTGCCGCTGGCCTGGGGCCTGCTGGCGAGCCTTTCTGAGTGCTTCGGCGGTGTCCTGCTGATCCTGGGGCTTCTGTTCCGGCCGGCGTGCAGTTTTATCGCCTTCACCATGTTCGTGGCCTTTATGTCCGTGCTGCATGCCACCCACCATTTTGAGGAGTATTCCCGGCCGCTGGAAATGTTGTTTATATTCGTGCTGCTGGCCTTTGTCGGCCCGGGCAAGTACAGCATTGACGGCAGTTAG
- the maf gene encoding septum formation protein Maf → MKPFILASTSPRRSDLLRRAGYRVEVRPSRVQESDSAHFSPCELTLLNAGLKARQVAQEHPHAVVLGADTVVALENKTFGKPADLDSAAAMLKELAGKTHLVVTAFCVVCHADRKAVVDAELTYVTLKPLSDAQISRYHALIDPLDKAGAYAAQSAAELVIERVEGSFENVVGLPLARVQQALARFEVFPAEIAAERIGSASSNSNPPAVASGREP, encoded by the coding sequence GTGAAGCCTTTCATCCTCGCTTCCACGTCGCCCAGGCGCTCCGATCTCCTTCGGCGCGCCGGTTACCGCGTCGAGGTCCGCCCGAGTCGCGTCCAGGAATCGGACTCGGCGCACTTCTCCCCATGCGAACTCACCCTGCTAAATGCCGGGCTCAAGGCGCGCCAGGTCGCACAGGAGCATCCTCACGCGGTGGTACTCGGCGCCGATACCGTCGTAGCCCTGGAAAACAAGACTTTCGGCAAACCCGCAGACCTCGACTCGGCTGCAGCGATGCTGAAAGAATTAGCGGGAAAGACGCACCTCGTCGTAACAGCTTTTTGCGTGGTTTGCCACGCGGACCGCAAAGCCGTGGTTGATGCGGAACTGACGTACGTCACCCTGAAGCCGCTGTCGGACGCGCAGATTTCACGCTATCACGCCCTGATTGACCCGCTTGACAAGGCGGGTGCTTACGCGGCCCAATCGGCCGCGGAACTCGTGATCGAGCGAGTGGAAGGCTCGTTCGAAAATGTGGTCGGTCTGCCGCTCGCCCGGGTGCAGCAAGCGTTGGCCCGGTTTGAAGTCTTTCCAGCCGAGATAGCGGCCGAAAGGATCGGCAGCGCAAGCAGCAACAGCAACCCGCCGGCGGTCGCATCCGGGCGGGAACCGTAA
- a CDS encoding DUF4412 domain-containing protein, with product MKPLFFLAWTVVALATGARADYVITQTVENAGQNENITLKLKDGKCRVDATEQSSAIMDSNTGETVVLIHPQKAFIKISKEQMVAQANAMKNMLGNQADNPAGVELKPTGKQETINGYPTEEYTYDLNGVHNTVAIDKDFKNYQQLVTVLYNVQNGPGMEAFRPLALPPDKFPGLPIRTTVEVMGQKVVTTIVSVQETAINDADFAIPDGYQELQMNAAPSPASSPSPSPAGITKPSPTTQK from the coding sequence ATGAAACCCTTATTCTTCCTTGCCTGGACGGTTGTTGCCCTCGCCACAGGGGCACGCGCCGACTACGTCATCACGCAAACCGTCGAGAACGCAGGCCAGAACGAAAATATCACGCTTAAGCTGAAGGACGGGAAATGCCGGGTGGACGCGACGGAACAGTCGAGCGCCATCATGGATTCCAACACGGGCGAAACGGTGGTGCTGATTCATCCGCAAAAGGCATTCATCAAGATCAGCAAAGAGCAGATGGTTGCCCAGGCTAACGCCATGAAAAACATGCTGGGCAACCAAGCCGACAACCCGGCGGGAGTGGAATTGAAACCGACCGGCAAACAGGAAACAATCAATGGTTACCCGACCGAGGAGTATACCTACGACCTGAACGGCGTTCACAACACGGTCGCCATCGATAAAGACTTCAAAAATTATCAGCAACTGGTTACCGTCCTTTACAACGTACAGAATGGTCCTGGTATGGAGGCGTTTCGTCCGCTTGCGCTCCCGCCCGATAAATTCCCCGGCCTGCCGATCCGCACCACGGTCGAGGTGATGGGCCAGAAGGTGGTCACGACGATTGTTTCAGTACAAGAGACCGCCATCAACGATGCTGATTTTGCGATCCCGGACGGTTATCAGGAACTGCAGATGAACGCTGCGCCCAGCCCGGCATCGTCGCCGTCGCCGTCACCGGCAGGTATTACCAAACCGTCACCCACTACCCAGAAGTGA
- a CDS encoding glycosyltransferase family 39 protein — protein MNASAFPAWSGRLLLFAALLALYGLGNSTLPLIDRDEPRFAEASREMLQSGDWIIPRVNGEYRFDKPPLTYWCQAGAMKLFGQNDFAVRFPSTVFAAATALLIAAWGRRCGNNSRAGWTAALVFGTCLQVFVHARAAVADMPMVFFFTAACWTGWERLERPASVRLWAAFYLALALGFLAKGPIALLPLITPWVYARKRTRDGQPALWISEGAGLILMLVIVGVWGVPALVLTHGEFLRVGIGKHVVQRSIEPMESHGAPGIAGYLLFLPFYLVTIFVSFAPWSFCLLKVLRRAAGMRAAVDRYLLLMAGLVFLVFTLIQTKLPHYTLPAFPLLALLVGRHLSPEFPAGRVTGLSVAVYVLIATAGFAAVEPAFPSKMIVQRLRPYLRPDTRTGSVGYDEQSLVWYLRSVTGPFHQRLRPESAASFLAGSGPAACVFSAPELSGIPLEPRWRVVTYNGLNFARWKTQPASFLSWRLKLPLPQPVSLVGVINDD, from the coding sequence GTGAACGCTTCTGCTTTTCCCGCCTGGTCCGGCCGCCTGCTGCTGTTTGCCGCGCTGCTGGCGCTGTACGGCCTGGGCAACTCCACCCTGCCGTTGATCGACCGGGATGAGCCACGCTTCGCCGAAGCCTCGCGTGAAATGTTGCAAAGCGGTGATTGGATCATCCCGCGGGTTAACGGCGAGTACCGTTTCGATAAGCCGCCGCTCACTTACTGGTGCCAGGCGGGCGCGATGAAGCTGTTCGGCCAAAATGATTTCGCGGTTCGATTTCCCTCGACGGTATTTGCTGCCGCCACCGCCTTGCTGATTGCCGCCTGGGGCCGCCGCTGCGGCAACAACTCCCGCGCCGGTTGGACCGCGGCCCTGGTATTCGGCACATGCCTGCAGGTCTTTGTCCATGCCCGTGCCGCCGTGGCCGACATGCCGATGGTCTTTTTCTTCACCGCGGCGTGCTGGACAGGCTGGGAGCGGCTCGAACGCCCGGCGTCGGTCCGCCTCTGGGCGGCATTTTACCTGGCGTTAGCCCTGGGTTTTCTGGCCAAGGGCCCGATCGCCCTGCTGCCGTTGATCACCCCCTGGGTCTACGCGCGGAAGCGGACCCGGGATGGCCAACCCGCTCTGTGGATCTCGGAGGGAGCCGGCTTGATCCTGATGCTGGTCATCGTCGGCGTCTGGGGCGTACCGGCCTTGGTCTTGACCCACGGTGAATTTCTGCGCGTCGGCATCGGCAAACACGTGGTCCAACGCTCCATCGAACCGATGGAGAGCCATGGTGCGCCCGGGATCGCGGGGTACCTGCTTTTCCTGCCGTTCTACCTGGTCACGATTTTTGTCAGCTTCGCCCCCTGGAGCTTTTGCCTGCTGAAGGTTTTGCGCCGGGCAGCCGGCATGCGGGCCGCCGTTGATCGTTATCTCCTGCTCATGGCAGGCCTCGTTTTCCTCGTGTTCACCCTGATCCAGACGAAACTTCCCCACTACACCCTGCCCGCGTTCCCCCTGCTCGCGCTCCTGGTCGGCCGGCACCTGTCGCCTGAGTTCCCGGCCGGACGGGTCACGGGCCTGAGCGTTGCAGTTTACGTTCTGATTGCCACGGCCGGTTTCGCCGCGGTTGAACCCGCGTTTCCATCCAAGATGATCGTTCAGCGGCTGCGCCCTTACCTTCGGCCCGACACGCGGACCGGTTCGGTCGGTTACGATGAACAAAGCCTGGTGTGGTATCTGCGAAGCGTGACCGGGCCATTCCATCAGCGGCTGCGCCCGGAAAGCGCGGCGTCCTTCCTCGCCGGCTCCGGCCCGGCCGCCTGCGTTTTTTCAGCGCCCGAACTCAGCGGCATCCCCCTGGAGCCACGCTGGCGGGTCGTCACCTACAACGGGCTGAACTTCGCTCGTTGGAAAACCCAGCCGGCATCGTTCCTGAGCTGGCGCCTGAAACTGCCGTTACCCCAGCCGGTGTCGCTGGTCGGGGTCATCAACGACGATTGA
- a CDS encoding phosphatase PAP2 family protein: MVWTLALSAIAAGLIVAAFCGDAACIQWMQAHQNRTVSRLAAKLSEFGDWPELMVYGSVVLAIAWIRRAGRLVHLVLCMMLASTLAGAAVNSIRLLSGRTRPGEREIRSGWYGLWYGKTFLLRKNKFHSFPSGHTASAFAFFGTAAWAHRRWGWLLLSPAGAIAWSRLYLNAHHLSDVVVALIIGLLLSFIVWRRAGPRVRRWVDARWRLPESPTGHK; the protein is encoded by the coding sequence GTGGTTTGGACGCTGGCGCTTTCCGCAATCGCCGCCGGCCTGATCGTGGCTGCCTTCTGCGGCGATGCCGCTTGCATCCAGTGGATGCAGGCGCATCAAAACCGGACGGTGTCACGCCTGGCGGCAAAGCTCAGTGAGTTCGGGGATTGGCCGGAACTCATGGTCTATGGTTCGGTGGTCCTGGCCATCGCCTGGATTCGCCGCGCCGGCCGGTTGGTGCATTTGGTTCTCTGTATGATGCTGGCGTCAACGCTTGCAGGTGCGGCCGTGAACTCCATCCGCCTCCTGAGCGGCCGGACCCGGCCGGGTGAGCGGGAAATTCGCAGCGGCTGGTACGGGCTGTGGTACGGCAAGACCTTTCTCCTGCGCAAGAATAAGTTTCACAGCTTCCCATCGGGGCATACCGCCAGCGCCTTCGCTTTTTTCGGCACGGCCGCATGGGCGCATCGCCGTTGGGGGTGGCTCCTCCTGAGCCCGGCCGGTGCAATCGCCTGGTCACGGTTGTATCTCAACGCCCATCATCTGTCCGACGTCGTCGTGGCCCTCATCATCGGGCTGCTCCTGTCTTTTATCGTCTGGCGCCGGGCCGGCCCACGGGTACGCCGCTGGGTTGATGCCCGCTGGCGGCTGCCGGAATCACCCACCGGCCATAAATAG
- a CDS encoding extracellular solute-binding protein has translation MKSKFRTHVFRVWMLVALLLSLGAWVAARAGEVLYADDFTNLDPTWGTPGDIIRVQDGKLVLKPAPNTSQNILNQSQVFEDAEITLDVTITDGATEVPGGLIFWAKDYSNFYCLCVNANGRFKISRYVTDRWLNPINWTETNALNKGLGQVNRLRLVTTSHQAIIYINDTSILTFNGQPPRGGGCIGISGTSAEGSPTVWQFANLRVIAASPGGPVAAPAGPAVPTPAALAAASPSQAPPVPTASPAASVAPSPAATVAAAAATPAAPAVPSPSPAAVNAATPTEAAPGPAPAATPVVAASPAVAATPGPAGGRRVALRLHGSNTIGAELAPAIAEEFLKHEGAISVQRKPGLREDETNLDAVLPDESAESVVIEIQGHGSKAAFDDLAADACDIGMSSRRIKAEEAQRCARAGLGDLVSAGGEHLLGLDAIVILVHKSNPIGALNKEQLADIFSGKITDWSQVGGRPGGINLYAMGDRSGTFDTFKALVLGSRNLSPRALRYESNAKLSDDVATDNNGIGFAGMGFVRGARAVALGEPGAAPVMATPFSIVSQEYPLSRQLLLYSAVEPKNPWVRKFLDFARPKLEVFSWWTSGGEAAALDALVRTYQTAYPGVAVINATVAGGGGSAARPVLQTRLAVNNPPDTWQTHPGWELLGQYVTPGYCDSLSELFRSEGWDKAFPKALVDLVTKNGQPYAVPVGIHRGNVLWYNKKLLAQQGITIGPKLSFDEFFADCEKLKAAGVPALGVGDAGIWASAQLFENTLLGVVGPQGWSDLFSGRRRWDDPAVKQAVEYFGRMQDYFNNDHAALTWDQAIKRLMDGKVGFSCMGDWADGEFIKARLQENVDFGWVSFPGTDGDFMLVSDSFTLAKGAPHKESAIAWLKSIGSKDAQRTFSAQKGSIPARTDVERAGFDLYHQWSMTDFAEDKLLPSCVHGSAAPASFQQAFNDAVAAYMADRNTDNFTGALVQAAQKMSPEAVERVDLGGRKIELMDSPPLPPDAPPDYARQVQGAGKLNVTFRFSAGSRRLDEKSRRDLERMVEILRNPQYQRRQLLLFGFSDNKGSARWNVALSKDRAKEVAELFRKHGISPALVTGYGMALPVAPNDSDQGRQENRRVEAWLR, from the coding sequence ATGAAGTCGAAGTTTAGGACACACGTTTTTCGCGTCTGGATGCTGGTTGCGTTGTTGCTCTCCTTGGGAGCCTGGGTAGCGGCTCGCGCCGGCGAAGTTCTTTACGCCGATGATTTCACCAACCTAGACCCGACCTGGGGCACCCCGGGTGACATCATCCGCGTCCAGGACGGCAAGCTGGTTCTTAAGCCTGCGCCTAACACGTCCCAAAACATTCTCAACCAATCGCAGGTCTTCGAGGATGCGGAAATAACGCTGGACGTCACCATCACCGACGGAGCGACCGAGGTGCCGGGTGGACTGATCTTCTGGGCGAAGGACTACAGTAATTTTTACTGCTTGTGCGTCAACGCGAATGGCAGGTTCAAGATCAGCCGGTACGTGACGGACCGGTGGCTTAATCCGATCAACTGGACCGAGACCAACGCCCTCAACAAGGGCCTGGGGCAAGTCAACCGGCTGCGGTTGGTGACCACAAGCCATCAGGCGATCATCTACATCAACGACACTTCGATCCTGACCTTCAACGGCCAGCCGCCTCGGGGCGGGGGGTGCATAGGAATTTCGGGTACCTCGGCCGAAGGAAGCCCGACGGTCTGGCAATTTGCCAACCTGCGCGTGATCGCCGCTTCGCCCGGCGGACCAGTGGCTGCGCCTGCCGGTCCGGCGGTACCGACGCCGGCGGCGCTGGCGGCGGCGTCGCCTTCACAAGCTCCACCGGTGCCGACGGCCTCGCCGGCCGCGTCGGTTGCGCCGTCACCGGCTGCAACCGTGGCGGCAGCCGCAGCTACGCCGGCCGCACCCGCAGTGCCGTCGCCCTCCCCTGCGGCGGTCAACGCGGCAACGCCGACTGAAGCGGCGCCCGGACCGGCTCCCGCCGCGACCCCGGTTGTTGCCGCGAGCCCGGCCGTTGCCGCGACGCCTGGACCTGCCGGGGGACGCCGAGTTGCGCTCAGGCTCCATGGGTCGAACACGATCGGCGCTGAACTCGCCCCGGCCATCGCCGAGGAATTCCTGAAGCACGAGGGCGCCATCTCGGTGCAGCGCAAGCCGGGGCTCAGGGAGGATGAAACCAATCTGGACGCCGTCCTGCCGGATGAATCGGCGGAATCGGTGGTCATTGAAATCCAGGGCCATGGCTCCAAAGCGGCGTTTGACGATCTGGCGGCTGACGCCTGCGACATCGGCATGTCGTCACGACGGATCAAGGCCGAGGAAGCGCAGCGGTGCGCGCGTGCAGGGCTCGGCGACCTGGTTTCGGCCGGGGGCGAACACCTGCTGGGTTTGGACGCCATCGTGATCCTGGTTCACAAGTCCAACCCGATCGGCGCGTTGAATAAAGAGCAGCTGGCCGACATTTTCAGCGGTAAAATCACCGATTGGTCACAGGTCGGGGGCCGGCCGGGCGGCATCAATCTATACGCCATGGGCGATCGGTCCGGCACCTTCGACACGTTCAAGGCGCTCGTCCTGGGCTCCCGGAACCTTTCCCCGCGAGCCTTGCGTTACGAGAGTAATGCAAAGCTTTCCGATGACGTGGCAACCGATAACAACGGGATCGGTTTTGCCGGCATGGGGTTTGTACGCGGAGCAAGAGCAGTCGCCCTGGGTGAACCGGGCGCCGCGCCGGTAATGGCCACCCCGTTTTCGATCGTCAGCCAGGAGTACCCGCTTTCGCGCCAACTTTTGCTCTACAGCGCGGTTGAACCGAAAAACCCGTGGGTGCGCAAGTTCCTGGACTTCGCCCGGCCAAAGTTGGAAGTCTTTTCCTGGTGGACATCGGGGGGTGAAGCGGCAGCCCTCGACGCGCTGGTGCGTACCTACCAGACTGCCTACCCCGGGGTGGCGGTGATCAACGCCACGGTGGCCGGCGGGGGCGGATCGGCGGCGAGGCCGGTGCTGCAAACCCGCCTGGCGGTTAACAATCCGCCGGATACGTGGCAGACCCATCCCGGGTGGGAGTTGCTGGGCCAATACGTTACGCCGGGCTACTGCGACTCGCTCTCCGAGTTGTTTCGCAGCGAAGGCTGGGACAAGGCGTTCCCCAAAGCGCTGGTGGATCTGGTCACGAAGAACGGCCAACCCTACGCTGTGCCCGTCGGCATCCACCGCGGCAATGTGCTCTGGTACAACAAGAAGCTGCTCGCCCAGCAGGGTATTACAATCGGACCGAAGCTGAGCTTTGATGAGTTTTTTGCCGATTGCGAAAAATTAAAGGCTGCCGGCGTGCCGGCGCTGGGAGTGGGGGACGCGGGCATCTGGGCTTCAGCGCAACTGTTTGAGAACACGCTGCTGGGGGTGGTGGGACCGCAGGGTTGGTCGGACCTGTTCAGCGGGCGCCGGCGTTGGGATGATCCGGCGGTCAAACAGGCCGTCGAATACTTCGGACGGATGCAGGATTACTTCAATAACGACCATGCGGCTCTGACCTGGGATCAGGCCATCAAGCGCCTAATGGACGGCAAAGTGGGTTTCAGCTGCATGGGCGACTGGGCCGACGGGGAGTTCATAAAAGCGCGACTCCAGGAAAACGTCGATTTCGGCTGGGTGAGTTTCCCGGGGACAGACGGTGATTTCATGCTGGTGTCGGACAGCTTCACCCTGGCGAAAGGGGCGCCGCACAAAGAGTCGGCGATCGCGTGGCTCAAGAGCATCGGCAGCAAAGACGCCCAACGAACCTTCAGCGCTCAGAAGGGTTCGATTCCGGCGCGTACTGACGTGGAACGGGCGGGATTTGACCTTTATCATCAGTGGTCGATGACCGATTTCGCCGAGGACAAACTGCTGCCCAGTTGCGTCCACGGGTCGGCCGCACCGGCCAGCTTCCAACAGGCGTTTAATGATGCGGTGGCCGCCTACATGGCCGACCGCAACACCGATAATTTCACCGGGGCACTGGTGCAGGCAGCCCAGAAGATGAGCCCGGAGGCGGTGGAAAGGGTTGATCTCGGCGGACGAAAGATCGAATTGATGGACAGCCCGCCGTTGCCGCCCGATGCGCCGCCAGACTACGCGCGCCAAGTCCAGGGTGCCGGAAAATTGAACGTAACATTTCGTTTCAGCGCCGGCAGCCGGCGTCTGGATGAAAAGTCGAGGCGAGACCTTGAGCGGATGGTCGAGATCCTGCGGAATCCGCAATACCAGCGGCGCCAACTCCTGCTGTTCGGTTTCTCCGACAACAAGGGTAGCGCCAGGTGGAATGTGGCGCTTTCCAAGGACCGGGCGAAGGAGGTCGCGGAACTGTTCAGAAAGCACGGCATCAGCCCGGCATTGGTTACGGGGTACGGCATGGCTCTGCCCGTTGCTCCCAACGACAGCGACCAGGGCCGCCAGGAAAACCGGCGGGTTGAGGCGTGGTTGCGATAG